A region from the Desulfomarina profundi genome encodes:
- a CDS encoding ABC transporter permease: MLFLLAMSAAGWPMHGDPGFLVFCQLLTVLSCQAMGALIFFLSRDPARSLGLAAAYAAPGLAFMGVTFPATDMTLPARIWRSLLPVSHYIDIQIAQINYGAPPFQAQPQIENLLLFIIPVLLTVILAVKTMKSEPVTEAGT; the protein is encoded by the coding sequence ATGCTCTTTCTTCTAGCCATGTCCGCTGCAGGCTGGCCCATGCATGGTGATCCCGGTTTTCTTGTCTTCTGCCAGCTCCTCACAGTTCTCAGTTGCCAGGCAATGGGGGCTCTTATCTTTTTTCTCAGCCGTGATCCGGCCCGCAGCCTTGGACTGGCCGCGGCCTACGCGGCTCCCGGCCTGGCCTTTATGGGAGTCACCTTTCCGGCCACTGACATGACCCTGCCGGCACGAATCTGGAGAAGTCTGCTGCCGGTCAGTCACTATATCGACATCCAGATCGCCCAAATCAACTACGGTGCCCCACCTTTCCAGGCACAACCCCAGATAGAGAACCTGTTGCTTTTTATCATCCCGGTGCTGCTGACCGTGATCCTGGCAGTGAAAACAATGAAAAGTGAACCTGTCACGGAGGCCGGAACATGA